CAGGACACCAGCTAGGTCTCTGCAGTATCTGCAGATTAATGCAGTGACCATAAACTCTGGGACAAAGGAAAGACAAGGGAGAATCAAATGGTTACATAAAGTTTAATCAGGTCTGATGGTGGTGGTACTTTATATCCCAACTGACAAGGCTCCAAGGACAAAATGCAATGAAtcttgctagaaagagtgaccgGTTATGGGGTGATTACACTCAAGGCTCTGCCTCTTCATCCCTTGTGACTCTTCATGACTACACAGATGCTGTGGGATAAAGCTGCCTGTTCCCTGTTGCCTTCCTGGTATAGCCATCCAAAGGAGACAGTGTGGCCTCGCAGATAGGTCACTGCGGACTGGGACTGAGGAAATCTGGGgttttgttcctggctctgccacgagcctgctgggtgactttgtgcaagtcacttcctctcactgtgcctcagttttcccagatgtaaaatggggataatgacacggATTTCCTTTGTAATGTGCTGTGAAATCTACACCtggaaagtgctgtataagagctaggtattattcaGATACAACGGGTCCCCAGTCCTGCAGTTCAAGAACTACTTCTTCTGGCAGGGATGGATGTAGTGATTCCAGATCAGGATGTGGGATGTGCTCATTTGTATCCTGATACCCAGAATGACCTCCCAGCTCACAACAATGGTAGTGGTTGGCCTTGGGAACAAACCAAACGTTGCATGCATATTTATGGATGAGGCAAATACTTCGTGTGCTTGGCAAATTAGAAAAGAGGAAGGGCTTTCCCATTCTCATACTCCCCCCATCACTCCCtcaggagagaggagaaatgaaACCCATCAGATTTCATGAAACTGAGCAGATTTCAGTCCAGACTAACAACAGCCCACTGCCTTGCGTTACATAAAGTAGGATTAATTTAGGGCCCGATGCTGCACCCAGTTCACGTGCACAGTGCCTCACGTTATGAACAGGACAGGGAGCACAGGGGACAGAAATTCTGCATTAATGACACATTGCTGTTTGGCCTTGGTTACTCTGCCTCATAGCGTAAGGGGGGCCTAAGAGGGGAGTGTATAGCTAAGCACCATATTAACACTCTTGGTGATTGGGATCAGTCTTAACCTTCGGTCTGTGCAGACATGCCCATTTTCTCCTCAACCCTCATTTACCCTGTGCTGTTGTAGTGAAAGGAGCAATTGCACGCAGAGTCTCAGACTCCTTTCTTCTCAGTGCAGAGGACTATGCCTAGCACTGAATCTCAGTTGCATTCACGTGCAGACTTCCGCTCACACAGGAGCACAAGATCCTTTCAGGCTCTTCTGTGAGACAcccaaggagctgcaggggccagggatttttttttttttttttgcaactccAATGAAAGCAACGGAACTAGATCAGggtaaaactggaataatgcaCTGGGGTACCAGACCCCAGATGCAGTCCATGCTAGTGCAGTGACAGCAGGGATAGTCTTCAGTACCAGGCATTGCTCTCCAGCTCAGAAATGTGGCAAAATTCCAGGGCTGGCCTGGACGGTGGAGTTCTTACTCCAGAACACGGAGGAAAAGGCTGAACACAAACAACCAAGGGAAGCTGTTAATCCTGAATAGACATTCAATCAATCCCTAAGTGCATCCAAGGTTCACACGTCAACAGTGACTCGCTGTTATTAGAGACGGAACTTCTTTTATTATGaacttaaaaataattattttcactcTACTTTTGTCCAACTCAGGTTTTTATCATCAAAAAAGCCTAATCCAAAATGcccaaacaaaaatataaatttataaaTATACAATGTCTGTATGTACATACATTCTTCTATACAACAAATGCACTGGCAGGCTTGACAATGGCATGCGCAGGGCTCTTTCGCCAGGGATAACGTTTCAGAGCTTCTGGCTGGATTCTGAGCCTCCCACGATGGAACAATTCAACCTCAGGGAAAAAGGAATTTTACATGTTGGTCCTGGTggcatttaggccccaatcctgcttctgctgaagtcaatggcaaatctcccactgacttggATGGTACAGAATGAAACGCACACATGGCAGGCTCCGGCCTTTGCATTTAGAATCTCCCTTTAGCAACCAGTTTTTACCCTCAGCCTATTAGACATGGGAGTGATGTGACATCACCATTAACTACAAACAGCCACTGCTTTGGCCAAGGTTGTCTTCTGAAGAGAAGAGGATTCTAGCAGAAAAACAAGGCACGTCCAATCATGGACACTTCTTTACTCCATCATCTCAGccacagcacacagagcccttgTTTTCTGAAAGCAGGGTCTCAGCACAATAATTGGCTTGAGTGAAGAGGTTGTTGTGATTACTCCCCCCTAGCACCTCCCCATGCCAAACTTGTCCTTCAGCTGGGAGGACAAGGAGACTTCTTCCAGTGGGTAAAGTATTGAAGCATTAGAGAGCAGCACCCTACCCTCTCCGCTGGGCAATGCTGCCAACCTGCCAGGGGCATTGCTTCCTGATCACAGTCTCATGAGGCAGCATGGTGAATTGTTCCAGGAATCATCAAACCAGCTAGTACCGAGGGAAGAGACCGGAAGACAAAGGGATATATTTCTAGATAGCTGGAGAGTGATAGGTGAGAGGGCAACTATATAAACCACAGGGTACATGGACAGAGAAAGGGAGGTACAGCACCAAGAGACTGATATTTCCCATAGATTTCTGGTTCCTTGCCCAAATGCACAGTAGGCTGGATGTTAGTGGAGTGACAGAAAGGGCTGAGCACGACCAATTTCATTGCAGAGATAGAGAGCTTAAAGAGCTGGCTTACTGAGGTGGAAAGGGAATGAGATTTTGATACTTTTCATCTCAGGATCTTTTCCACATAtgccttctaaaaaaaaaaggcctgatcaattttgctttcagtttcaaTAGCTCTAAAGtgtttcctttctatttttccaaaatttaatttaaaaaatgctttaaaatcatCAACCTGCTGCCTACTTTTCTTCCTCGGGCAGCCCAATTTTGGGAGGGGTAGTGGTTTAGCTAAACCTGTATACATGTGCTTCAGAGCAAAACCTTCCCGCTTCCAACAATAATATTGTTTAACAAGGCAGTCTGAAGCGGTCAAGCCATTTGCAATTGACACTCTGACCTCTGCAACCACTATGGGTGCAATGTTTTCGTCTGCCATGTAATCTCTGccattgctgaatattttcaCAGAGGCATCTTTTCATTTAGCACTAGCAGTCAGAGAAAGCTATTTGGTATTAGGGGCAATCCCTCGCTAGGTCCATGGATTTACAGCATGGAGTTTCTCTACTCAGGTTTTACTCATCCTTACTCAAGGAAAACTGTTGAAGCCAACCAGTGTTTTGTCTGAATAAAGGCTGAGTGAAAGTTAAGTAAGGGCCTCAGGATCCAGGCTTGAGTGAACACTTATACCATCCCTAGGTCACTGATCATGCTAGAAAGAGCAGTGTTTTTTGGCtgttaaagaaaaggagtctttCCAGTGAATAAAAGCCCTCTATTTCCGCAGGACAAAATGGACCATAAGACAGTCCGTCAATTGATTCTCATTCCGTATTCCAAATTTTCTAGCACAGTGGGTTTCAAACAGCTGGCAGACTCTCAGGGGACCTGTATTGCACTGAAACCAAACAGAATCGAAAGGGAGCCTGAAGCAGCTGTTAGATCTTGCCATTCAGACAGCTGGAAAACATTCTCTAACTGCAAAGGTATAAACAGCATGATTACTGCTTTTAAGTGCAGCTGTAGTCAGAAAAGCATGGTATTCTGGACCTCTGTATTTATTCCCCTCCTCTTAAGTGACACACCAGATGCACTCAGTTtaccagatttaaaaacaaaaaacaaatcaacTTTTAACTGCCAACATTATAAACAAAGTTTGAGAACTGAAAACGCACCAGGTATTCTTCTGCCTCTTACTGGACACTCTCCTCACAAATAAAGCCTCTGCACAGTGAATTTAGCGGATGCTGTGCAAAGCAGAGAGAAATCCAGCCCTATGGTTAACAGGCATAAAATCTTGGACTTTTGCCAGAAAAATGCACGAATAAGACAAAGACACACAAGAAGCTGATCTATTGATTAAGAGGGAACCATTCTGacagatctgttgagtaagaaggGGACCACAGTTAATTTTCTCACtataaatgcactttaaaaaatagTGTGAACATTTTCTGCAACTCCACATTTAAACACTAGAATAAGTGGCATACTTGGGCAGTCTCCCTCACGACCCTGATACACATGCATAACCCTGCCCATTGCTCCTGAACAAGGGGATTTAGGCCAAACCAAAACACCAACAACTCTGAATATTCAGCAACTTTGGATCTGGGTCTAGATTTCATGGCAGGACCTCTAGCTCTGGACAACCTCAAACTCTAGGGAAGTTTAAGATATGGAGCTTTGTGCAGCAGCCCAAGCCAATCCCTGGTTCAAATAGAGATCACAGTCAACAAGGGACCATGGTGTGAATCCTGGGCACACCAATACAGACAGGCAGAGCGGAATGGACAAGTCTTTCTTTGAGTCTAGATGAGGACTCCACCAGCCTGTGGAAGCACATCGATTCTTGCATTCTACACAGTCCACTGGGAAACGTTAAGCAGTGAAAACCCTTCTGCGTGCCTCCTCCTTACAGGACGAATCCATCCCATGAAGAGGGGGAATGTCACAGCTGCAGCTAGGTGTTCTCTGGAGTAGATGGGCTGATTCCAGTGTGAGGACTGGTGGCTTCCATGCCCCTTCCCTACTGACCGTGCCAAGCcagtgggagatgggggggggagggggaagatgggggaggagaagtGTAGTTTGGTATGTACAGGAGGTCATCCTTCTGCTTCAGCCACTCGACCAGCAGCATCTCCCCTCTTTGTCCTGTGCCACTCATAGCAGCAAAGGAAACCTCCGTGGGACAGCCAGCgggcctcctcttcctccatgcAGTCAGCTTGCTGCAGCTCACTTCTTTCTGCGGATCTTGGGTTTTTTCACTGGCCGGAGGTAGGGATTGTCTATTAGGCTCTCCTCTCCGTTGCGACTGCCGGACAGGGATGCATTTTGCTGTAGCACTGAAGCATTCTCTTTCTCAGCTCCCGAATCATCCTGccaagtaaaaataataaatatttgaagTTAGGAACAGCTGAGCTGAGGGGGTCTGCAGACCAGAGAGATACACAACAACCAAGAGCAATAGGGGTAACGAACAATGAGCAGCACTCAGGGAGATGATCCTTGTTTCCTACTGGGAGTAGATGCCTATGGGAACAGTACAGGATTCTAGGGAAATCCTCTTTCCTCTGAGGTTGCAGTGAAAGTTCCCTCATATAGTCAGGATCCAACATTAACAGCCACAAGGCTCTATTCTGTGAGCTGAAGCATGACAAAGATCTATGACATTTTGCATGTCATTTATACTGGTGCAAAGGGGACATAAAATGGTACCCAAATCAACGCTTGACACTCTGCCCAGGCATGTCAATGATGATTCAAAGAGCAAGACAGGATAATCAGACCCAAGGAGGATCACAATGGAGAGTTCCAAGTTTCTGATCCTGGGCATACCGTGCTCATGTGGAGGGGGAGGTTTTCCGTGTCCGTCTGATCATCTTGCTCGGATGAATCCGTTTCCTCCATCTGCTGCATCTCCAGCTCAGAGGGGAGAAGAGCAGTCAGGTACGGTATTGTGAAAGGTCTGGCAGCAATCACTagggatggggaaaggagggCGCGGTTAGCAACTTAGGAGACTTGCTTCTCAATTAAATGTGTGTTATTTCTAAGCCAACAACTATCAGGAAGCATTGAAGCAAACATACTATTAAAAAAGCCCCAAAAAGTGTTTAACCTCTCCTGAGACTCAgtcccctatctgtaaaatggggctaacagtatttccttactccacagggttgttgtgaggataaatacatgaaagagtCTGTAGTACTCCGATATTACATGGGGGCCATGCAAAAACCCAAGATAGATAAAGAAATCATTTATATTTAGTGTCTGGCATTGGGCATCTTAGATAGCTCTTACATGGGAACGTGCTGACATCATCCTTGAAGAGACTCTGCGTCTCTCCCGTCTTTGCCATGAAGCGAGTCAGAGCTCTTTCCACATCACGCCTCTGCGACGCTGCCTTTTCCCGTAGTATCTGGTAATCTGAAACTGGCTCCCGGTACGTCTgttgggcagggagggagagaacaagGAGATGTGCAGACTTAGGACTTGCAGGTACTAGCTCTGTAATAGAGTTACCGGATGCAAGACAGCCAGCTCAAGTTAAAGACACTATTGGTGAGTGGATGACACAACAAAACATAGAGCTCTCAACTAACAATGTCTTGCAGCGAGCTGCAGAGCTCAGAAATACAGAAACCTGTGGCACAGTAAATGAGATGATTCACAGTAAATGAGAAAGTATCCTAGATAAATGGGTACCAGGCTTACATTAACAGTGCttatgttgctgctgctgcagagccaaAGAGACGATGAATGACATTTTGTAAAGTCTTTTCCACTCACCGGAGTTTTGATGTAGGTGTGAGGATCCGGGAACTCAGGAAAATGGCCGGGGATGTGGGATGGATGGGGTTTGTTCTGTCCCGCCGTCAGGGCTTTGGGAGTCACTGGCTGATTTGTCACAGGCGCTGCAGTTAAATAATAAAAACTTAGTCCTCATTTTTCAGCCCAATCCCCAGCATAAGAGGAGTGTAAGCAGAAATGGAGCTGATCTCTCTATCTATAGACCATCTATAGTATAACCAGGGACAGACCATTTCCCCTAGGCAACCATTTCAGACTCCATTCTAGATCACTCCAAGGAACAATGATTAGTTGAAATTGACAATGAACTGCACTCAGCCCACCACATAAGTATGTGGACAGCAAACCCCATATAGAGAAGTTCAACGGACAATGAGGTAACACTGGAACAGTACCAACTATTTTGACAAATGGGGCCCTATTCCTTCATTTATCATTTGTCAGTTACAGAAAATCTGAATACAAACTGTTCTTCCAGTAGGTAGTCGTCTCCATCGTGCCTCAAAAGAACAGAAACTCTTTGGGTGCTGTGACGAAgcgggaatgttcttaatgttttctctgaatactgtgtgggtgcctcagtttcccctatgcagttcttcaGTATCTAGGTGGTGGAATAAGGGgatgtgattgttgcagagccctaaaggggctgcacagagaatggctgacaccccgtctcctggcaactgatggcctgggcccctctcctctgcaaaggtgccagctgaaggtgttggagaacagaGAGGTCAGCTGatctcctggcccgggaaagagacaaaggctggaggaggagttggtggggtggaggaggctgggggagactgctggagagagtttcagttttggagctggtgggggaaatggaaggagggccAGATGGgcctctggcctccctgccccccaaaagatggacctgactgaggggtcctggtctctgtacctacaagctctgttttagacaatgttcctgtcgtctaataaatcttctgttttactgaCTGGCTATAACGTCTGACTGTGGAATTGGGGTGCaagaccctctggcttccccaggagccctgcctgtgcGGACTCACTGTGGGGAGCACactgtgtggaaggggatgctgaacactccaaggtcagacccagaaaggtggaagctgtgtgagctttttgccccgGAGACAGTATGCTCACacagaggaggctcccccagagtcctgactggctttgtagggagtagttccagagcatcgcccactGAAGTCGTGACAGGTGCATGCAGAGGGGCTGGTGGAGTGCGGAATACAAGTGCATTCACCCATTTGGTGGGCGTACCCCCAAGCTAAGATTTTACGGTCCACAAAATTTTAGAAATGGCCAAAAACATTTACAGGCACAGAATTACTGGTGGATTCACAGGTTAGTCAATTTCTCTTCCGTTTGTCATCAATTTCACCTTCTGGTTGTTGTGCACTAGCCAGACTCTGCAATGTTTAGGATACAAAACTTCAAGAGggatttttatttgttaaaaatgttactttaaacaaaataaagtcCCACGGAAACAGTCTGTTGGTCTCAGGATCCATAAAATCTGGGTTTTTTTACTATACGTAGGTTTTCAACCAAACATCACCTGACAAAATCCCTTTAACAACCATTTCAATCTATCTATATTACTTTGAATTATTTATCTACTATTGTTTTGCATGGCACCAATTTACTTGCTTAGTACAAATTAATTCCCTTGCTAGATGATAACCCACGTACGTGCAGTGATGACCATCCGCTGGGAGCGCTTGGCATATGCAGGGAGAGTTTCTACATTGAACCCTGAAACACaagagatggggaaacagaaaTCACGTGAGTATCAACAAAACAAGGACTAACGAACGGGGGTGCTTGCCCATATAGAAAACACTGCTTCTTGGctcaattctgatctcactgaagtCTATAGGAATTTtgctatttacttcaatgggaatagGACAGAACTCCAAATGATCTCAATCTATATTTATACCTATCTGAGCATGAAAATGAGGCCTTTCCACTACGACCTGGATCATTgagaccaccctctcctcctgTTCTATTGTCTATCTTTTTTCTCTCCAGAACCCTCAATGTTTAGTAACTCTCTCTCCAGCTGAAGACGACTAGACGCAGAGAAATCTGGAGGAATTTAATACCACTGAGCATCATCCAGAAAGATATAAACTACTCTCCCAACCCGATCTCAACTGCTCAGAAACTAGCACTCTGCTGCTGTAACACTAATGGACCTTGTAAGCCCTGGGAAGCTCTCTCACGATctcactagccccaatctgaAAGGCAATGCTATTCTTAGTCAGGCTGGTAAGATGCCAAACAAGCCATGTTCCAATACCAGCAGGAGCAAGCGTAGCAAAACAACCCTCCACCCGACCCTTCATGATGCAACCATTGGAGCTTGCTGTGAACCAGTCTGATCCTCACCCATTTCGACTAAGGTAACAACAATATCCGAAAGGGTCGGCTGAGTTCTTGCTGTATGCTCACAGTAGGATTTGGCGCTCCTTCCGATTTCTGACACATCTGGAAAGAAATGTCCAGCAGAACACGGACATTTGAAACAGACCATGGCTTACAGATTTATATCAGACTAATCCTGATTTCTGACACTTATACCTGATGAGAGCTTCAATGAGCCCTTTCATTGAGgttagaaaggaaagaaaaggtcTTCTGGAATACAAAGTCTTATGCTGGATTTGTAATTCTTTTGTAAAAAAATGGCTTTGCATCATTTAATGGAGACATTAAGATCAAATAATCAGACAGCGTCTACCAAGTTTGCAGCACATTCATTTGCAAGCATGCAAAACTCCAGGTTTGTGAACTCAGAAAAACATGTGTGCTAAGCAGTGAGTGCACAAATCAGAAAGTTAGGTGCATAGCTGTCTATCTTAGGTACGTCTACGGTCCCCTTTACTAGAGCATCAGCACCTCACAAACTTTACTGTATTTATCTTCAAACCAACCCTTGAAGCAGGGCAGAGCtatttacccccattttacagattgggaacagAGGCAAAGAGACactaagtaacttgctcaaggttTCAAAGGGAGtccggggcagggcaggaaacTGAACTCAAGTCTCTTAAGTACTAGGCTAGTGCCTTAACTACTGGATCATCCTTTCATTCTCTAGTTACCTCATTTACACAAATGAATAAGTGATtgcaaaatatatacatttaagaTTGGAAGcctgtttgaaaatgttgccctaaACTTTAGAAAGAGACCAATGTAAAGCTTCAGTAATTAAGAAGCAATTAACTACTGGTGATCTGTCAGGTCTGTTTACATTATAGCAATGTTGCTGTATCATGGGTGCTCATTTCTATTTCCAGTGGGAATACCTGATTTTAAGACCActgtattttatttcagaaactaTGCTGGCCTCTCAAATCTCTGCTTTATTGGTTGAAATAGCTGCACCTGTGACACAGATACTTACAGCTCTGTAACATCTCTGTCAGGGTTTCCACCGCTGCCTTTTCGGCACTCTCAAACCCAGCCTCTGTCAGCAAGGAGCTGACCACAACCTGCAGAGTCCTTCTCCGAGCCAAGTAATAATTATCTGCCGGCGTTGTTGAGTGTTTGCCTCCTGATCTCTATAGAAacagatcccccccacacacacacaaaaacaggagATGTCAACAATGACTTCAACGAAGTGAAAAACACCACCACTTGATCACAGAGGAGTAGGGTACAGAAGGATATCATGCAAGAGTCTAATACCAGTTCCCCAAACCTCAACTCTGCCAATATCACCTCAGCCCTGACTTCAACACCCCCTCCTATTCCAGTCTGGCAAAAGAACTGATTGGAAACAAGCATTAGGAATCACACTGATTCTGTTGCATTGTCAGGCTAAGTCACCAGATGGGACAGGACTAGAATTAGACTCACAGCACTGGAGCAATTTGGAGTGCTCGGGAGCAGAACTGTGAGCATGTTGCAAGTGGAACTTTAACAAAGCAGTGCGGTGTAGTGTTTACAGCAGGATACTAGGAGCCAGGCCTCCAGCTCTGCCTTGACttaacaaatataaaataaaccacGAGTCTCTCCTTCAGTTTGCTTGTCTTCTCAGATTGTAGGCTCCTGGAGTTAGGGCCAGCGTCTTGTACATTAGGGTAGCACCTAGCACTTGGCTGCTACTGAAATCCAAATACATAATAGAAATAAATTAGCAGTAAGGAGCAACAGCACCTCCTATCTGATTCACTGGCAGTTGTGGGTGCGTCGCCCATTCATATCTCTGTACCTCAGTCACCCACTTGTAAAACAGCCCTGACACCATACTGCCAGAACACTTCCTGTTTCTCTACACCTCCCTGCGGGAGGATCTCAAAGACAAACGAGCCCCCCTTTTCCACAGGAGCATGTTACTAGCCCCCTCGTGCCCAGGGGCAAacagcagcccagggaggagaaagCAGGTCCGCAGCAAACCAGATGAGCTGGGCCCAGTCCTCCCGCCCCGGCACCCCACGTGCCCCCTcctctgctccatcccctccccgtGCCAGGCTCTGCCCGACCAACGGGACCCCACCCCTGGGCTAAGCCCTGCCAGGGCACTAGACACTCTGGGGCTCGCCTCGCAGCCACCCatgcactgtccctttaagaccCGCCCACGCCAATCTTCATGTGATTGGCAGCGACCGCGGTCAAGCAGGCTACAGGCACTTCGGCCAATCGAAGGCCAGCTCCAAACCCCGCCTACTCCAGCAGGTCAGCCAATCAGAGCCTCCCTCTCTTCGGCCCAGCAGGCCCCGAAGCCGCCCACCCGAGCCGCAGCCGCTTCAACGCGCATCGGATAAGCCGGTCCCCCGGCCACCTTGACCCGTGCGCTGGCCATTCCCCAAGAAACTTAACCCCCCGGTATCCGCCGTTACCGTGCCCGAGCCGCTGGACACCGTGTCCGCCATCTTGAATCCATGGGCGACGACGCGCCTGCGTGGCCGCGCGGGGcattatgggagttgtagtcctgacgagaggctggggctgcagggggaagccAGCGGCATAGGGGCTGCGATGGGGAAGCTCGTGCTGAGTCTGGGCTGCAGAGGAGCCCTAGGGCTGGGGACCTGAGCGGGAGCTGTCTACCTGAGTCTGGATAGAGCCTGAAACAGCTCTAAGGAGTGTGAATTGCACAGACCCGTTGATTTAAAGGGTATCACTGTTCACTATTTCACTGCGGATCAAGGGACGGCAGAGCCTGGCTTAGGGGTGGAATTTGCGAGGGCACCGttcatttatttttccagttCACAGCCTGGGCCAGTCTCAGGAAGACAGGACTTTGTGTGGGACTGGTCCAGGGCGCTACTGAAAATCCTGGAAACCCTCTGCCGTAGCCCTTCTCTCCGTTGCTTCTCCCAAAATACTGTTCCCCAAATTGGTGTGACCCCAGGATCTACCCCCAAATGTGTTAAAGATCCACTCAATCTGTACCCTAGTCAGATGGTACAACGGCGCCAGAAAGCAGTGCAGTGCAAGAGATGCGGTACCTGTCTAGAAACTATCCATTCTCTCTAATTGCAGTACAAATGAAAGGACCCCCATGAGAAAGGAGCTCTCTGCCTTTCTGACATAAGGGGTCAAGGAATAGTTGGGTTGTCCTTAAGGGAATCTGCTATTTATGTTGGACTGGAAAGAGCTGAAGTTGCTGTTAGCCCTGTTGATGCCATTTcagttattttatttcagtttggcTAATAGTTTCATTTCTTTACCACTTTTGCAACCACAATAAAACATCTGACATTTACGCAGAACCTTTCATCTCAAAGGATGCTGCTGAGTTTCAGTGTCCAACGGATGGAAAGTTTGAATCTACAAAAAAGGTCTCTTATTAAGCTCATATGAAGGGCCTAAATCACTTGGCCGGGTTGTCATAATATTAATTGGA
The sequence above is a segment of the Eretmochelys imbricata isolate rEreImb1 chromosome 21, rEreImb1.hap1, whole genome shotgun sequence genome. Coding sequences within it:
- the TAF8 gene encoding transcription initiation factor TFIID subunit 8 isoform X2, which produces MADTVSSGSGTRSGGKHSTTPADNYYLARRRTLQVVVSSLLTEAGFESAEKAAVETLTEMLQSYVSEIGRSAKSYCEHTARTQPTLSDIVVTLVEMGFNVETLPAYAKRSQRMVITAPPVTNQPVTPKALTAGQNKPHPSHIPGHFPEFPDPHTYIKTPTYREPVSDYQILREKAASQRRDVERALTRFMAKTGETQSLFKDDVSTFPLIAARPFTIPYLTALLPSELEMQQMEETDSSEQDDQTDTENLPLHMSTDDSGAEKENASVLQQNASLSGSRNGEESLIDNPYLRPVKKPKIRRKK
- the TAF8 gene encoding transcription initiation factor TFIID subunit 8 isoform X1 encodes the protein MLTVLLPSTPNCSSARSGGKHSTTPADNYYLARRRTLQVVVSSLLTEAGFESAEKAAVETLTEMLQSYVSEIGRSAKSYCEHTARTQPTLSDIVVTLVEMGFNVETLPAYAKRSQRMVITAPPVTNQPVTPKALTAGQNKPHPSHIPGHFPEFPDPHTYIKTPTYREPVSDYQILREKAASQRRDVERALTRFMAKTGETQSLFKDDVSTFPLIAARPFTIPYLTALLPSELEMQQMEETDSSEQDDQTDTENLPLHMSTDDSGAEKENASVLQQNASLSGSRNGEESLIDNPYLRPVKKPKIRRKK